One segment of Zonotrichia albicollis isolate bZonAlb1 chromosome 4, bZonAlb1.hap1, whole genome shotgun sequence DNA contains the following:
- the LOC113460530 gene encoding acrosin isoform X1, which translates to MASDHSSMTSAAGTSHEGDTSVPSGAWPSIVSIQATWENGTWHMCTGVLLSSQWVLTVAHCFARAGGISTWDVVIGATDLTQPGPGAMVRHIQRLLVHQHYVVATARNDIALVELDQPVECSDYIQLACVPDPSLRVSELKSCYIAGWNFARAQGTGMVLQEAKVHLMDTELCNSSRWYAGAIHPRNLCAGYPQGGIDTCQGDSGGPLICKDNVADYYWLVGLNSWGRGCDRARHPGIYTSTQHFYNWILLQTGLSPAERAGPAPEPPVTSAPEKEPEEPEEPEEEINLTPEYNKKPAVTSSGTSLPMAFPHQILVQFWNLVQEFLQF; encoded by the exons ATGGCCTCTGACCACAGTTCCATGACTTCTGCTGCTGGCACGTCCCATGAGGGTGACACAAGTGTCCCCTCTGGGGCCTGGCCCAGCATCGTCAGCATCCAGGCCACCTGGGAGAATGGCACGTGGCACATGTGTACGGGTGTCCTCCTCAGCTCCCAGTGGGTGCTCACGGTCGCACACTGCTTCGCCAGGGCCGG GGGCATCTCCACGTGGGACGTGGTGATCGGGGCCACAGATCTGACtcagccgggccctggggctATGGTGAGACACATCCAGAGGCTCCTGGTGCACCAGCACTACGTGGTTGCCACGGCCAGGAACGACATTGCCCTGGTGGAGCTGGACCAGCCCGTGGAGTGCAGCGACTACATCCAGCTGGCCTGTGTGCCCGACCCCTCACTCAGGGTCTCGGAGCTGAAATCCTGCTACATCGCTGGCTGGAACTTTGCCAGAG CTCAGGGAACAGGCATGGTGCTGCAGGAGGCCAAGGTTCACCTCATGGACACCGAGCTCTGCAACAGCAGCCGGTGGTACGCGGGGGCCATCCACCCCCGCAACCTGTGTGCTGGGTACCCACAGGGCGGCATCGACACCTGCCAG GGGGACAGCGGGGGTCCCCTCATCTGCAAGGACAATGTAGCTGACTACTACTGGCTGGTGGGATTGAACAGCTGGGGAAGAGGCTGTGACAGAGCCAGGCACCCCGGGATCTACACCTCCACTCAGCACTTCTACAACTGGATCCTGCTCCAGAcgggcctgagcccagcagaaaGAGCTGGTCCAGCACCGGAGCCACCTGTCACTTCGGCCCCCGAGAAGGAGCCTGAGGAACCAGAGGAACCAGAGGAAGAGATCAACTTGACCCCTGAGTACAACAAGAAACCAGCAGTGACATCCTCGGGCACGTCACTGCCCATGGCATTCCCACACCAGATCCTGGTGCAATTCTGGAATCTGGTGCAGGAGTTCCTGCAGTTTTAG
- the LOC102065547 gene encoding guanylyl cyclase-activating protein 1 has protein sequence MIHMGNNSSSTVDDLQAVEIHHWYKKFMTECPSGQLTEHEFKQFFGLRGLDPEANKYIEQMFRTFDMNKDGYIDFMEYVAALSLVLRGKMEQKLRWYFKLYDVDGNGCIDRHELLNIIKAIRAINGGDHETSAEEFTNRVFDRIDVNGDGELSLDEFVEGARKDEEFMEVMMKSLDLSHIVAMINNRRHSV, from the exons ATG ATACACATGGGAAACAACAGCAGCTCCACCGTGGACGATCTGCAAGCTGTCGAGATCCACCACTGGTACAAAAAATTCATGACAGAATGTCCTTCTGGGCAGCTGACGGAGCATGAATTTAAGCAGTTCTTTGGACTTCGAGGGCTGGATCCAGAGGCCAATAAGTACATTGAGCAGATGTTCCGCACGTTTGATATGAACAAG GATGGATATATTGATTTCATGGAATACgtggctgccctcagcctcgTTCTCCGAGGGAAGATGGAGCAGAAATTGCGGTGGTATTTCAAGCTCTATGATGTAGATGGCAATGGCTGCATTGATCGACATGAACTGCTCAACATCATCAAG GCCATTCGAGCCATTAATGGTGGTGACCATGAAACGAGTGCAGAAGAGTTCACCAACCGAGTCTTTGACAGGATTGATGTGAACGGCGATG GTGAACTTTCTCTGGATGAATTTGTGGAGGGAGCAAGGAAAGATGAGGAGTTCATGGAGGTTATGATGAAAAGTTTGGACCTGTCACACATTGTGGCCATGATAAACAACCGTCGGCATAGTGTATAA
- the LOC113460530 gene encoding acrosin isoform X3, which produces MASDHSSMTSAAGTSHEGDTSVPSGAWPSIVSIQATWENGTWHMCTGVLLSSQWVLTVAHCFARAGGISTWDVVIGATDLTQPGPGAMVRHIQRLLVHQHYVVATARNDIALVELDQPVECSDYIQLACVPDPSLRVSELKSCYIAGWNFARAQGTGMVLQEAKVHLMDTELCNSSRWYAGAIHPRNLCAGYPQGGIDTCQAFLLQD; this is translated from the exons ATGGCCTCTGACCACAGTTCCATGACTTCTGCTGCTGGCACGTCCCATGAGGGTGACACAAGTGTCCCCTCTGGGGCCTGGCCCAGCATCGTCAGCATCCAGGCCACCTGGGAGAATGGCACGTGGCACATGTGTACGGGTGTCCTCCTCAGCTCCCAGTGGGTGCTCACGGTCGCACACTGCTTCGCCAGGGCCGG GGGCATCTCCACGTGGGACGTGGTGATCGGGGCCACAGATCTGACtcagccgggccctggggctATGGTGAGACACATCCAGAGGCTCCTGGTGCACCAGCACTACGTGGTTGCCACGGCCAGGAACGACATTGCCCTGGTGGAGCTGGACCAGCCCGTGGAGTGCAGCGACTACATCCAGCTGGCCTGTGTGCCCGACCCCTCACTCAGGGTCTCGGAGCTGAAATCCTGCTACATCGCTGGCTGGAACTTTGCCAGAG CTCAGGGAACAGGCATGGTGCTGCAGGAGGCCAAGGTTCACCTCATGGACACCGAGCTCTGCAACAGCAGCCGGTGGTACGCGGGGGCCATCCACCCCCGCAACCTGTGTGCTGGGTACCCACAGGGCGGCATCGACACCTGCCAG GCTTTCCTTCTTCAAGACTAA